The genomic DNA TCGGCAACAGTTCGTCCGTGAGATCCGTCGTGGAAGCGGCACAACGGGCCGCCAAATCCGATGCGAGTGTGTTGCTCCTCGGTGAAAGCGGGACCGGCAAGGAACTCTTCGCCCGATCGATCCATCATTGGAGCCATCGTTGTGCCATGCCGCTCATCGTCATCAACTGCGTCGCCTTGACGGAGACGTTGCTGGAGAATGAACTGTTCGGACACGAGCGAGGGGCGTTCACCGGAGCCGATCGGCAGCAGAAGGGCAAGCTGGAAATGGCCGACGGGGGAACCGTCTTCCTCGACGAGATCGGAGATATGTCCCTTCCTTTGCAAGCTAAGCTGTTACGCGTCTTGCAAGACCGGGAGTTTCACCGCGTCGGCGGCTCCAAAACCGTCTCTGTGAATATTCGCATCATTGCGGCCACGAACAAGGATCTTCGGCAAGCTGTGAGAGCAGGCCAATTCCGTGAAGATCTCTATTTTCGACTCAATGTCGTGAGTCTGACCCTGCCGCCGCTTCGCGAACGAGTAGGGGATGTCGCGGCCCTGGCCCAGTTCTTTTTGGATCGACATATGAGAGATGCGAAACGACCGGGCATGACTCTGAGTGCCGCCGCACTCGATGCCTTGATCCGCTACCCCTGGCCGGGAAACATTCGGGAATTGGATAATGTGATCGCGCGCGCCGTCGTCTTGAGCCAGAAGGACATCATCGAACCTGAGACGTTGGCACTATTGGCGGATGACACCATCCTCCGCCGAAGAGACGATGCTTCCCTGCCGTATCTGAATCTGCCCTACCATGAATCGATGGAGCAACACAGCCGCTACATCATCACGCGGGCCATGGAACAGGCCGAAGGCAATCAGACGAAAGCCGCCGAATCGCTCAAGCTTCAGCGAACCTACCTGGCTCGATTGCTCAAACAACAAAAGGAATAGGGACAATGGGAAGATGACCGGCCGGCAATCGGTGGCGCGCCGTGGGCGGTGCACTTGCTTCTTTTATTGGAGCAAAACGCGCGGCTCAAGAAGCTGCCGGTCTTCCAAACGAATCAGTCCCGCTCGGACATCTCGTT from Nitrospira sp. includes the following:
- a CDS encoding two component, sigma-54 specific, transcriptional regulator, Fis family, which produces MNAKILIVDDDLDIVMMLEDRLQASGYETVVATEGQQAIDQIVHESPQLILLDLTLPKVSGLDVLKRLSQMKPSDTIPVIVMTAHASIEAAVEAMKEGAYDFLTKPLDRDHLLIVIRKALERDALRRQVAYLRSEVDGRYASIVGNSSSVRSVVEAAQRAAKSDASVLLLGESGTGKELFARSIHHWSHRCAMPLIVINCVALTETLLENELFGHERGAFTGADRQQKGKLEMADGGTVFLDEIGDMSLPLQAKLLRVLQDREFHRVGGSKTVSVNIRIIAATNKDLRQAVRAGQFREDLYFRLNVVSLTLPPLRERVGDVAALAQFFLDRHMRDAKRPGMTLSAAALDALIRYPWPGNIRELDNVIARAVVLSQKDIIEPETLALLADDTILRRRDDASLPYLNLPYHESMEQHSRYIITRAMEQAEGNQTKAAESLKLQRTYLARLLKQQKE